Within the Pseudomonas oryzae genome, the region ACGGCGTGGTCTACGCCGAGTCCGTGCGGGTCGGCGGCGATCGCTTCGACGAGGCCATCGTCACCTACGTGCGCCGCAACTACGGCAGCCTGATCGGCGAGTCCACCGCCGAGCGCATCAAGCAGGAAATCGGCACCGCCTACCCGGGCAGCGAGCTGCGCGAGATCGACGTGCGCGGCCGCAATCTGGCCGAGGGCGTACCGCGCAGCTTCACCCTCAACTCCGCCGAGGTGCTCGAGGCGCTGCAGGAGTCGCTGGCCGCCATCGTCCAGGCGGTGAAGAGCGCCCTCGAGCAGTCGCCGCCGGAGCTGGCCTCGGACATCGCCGAGCGCGGCCTGGTGCTGACCGGCGGTGGCGCGCTGCTGCGCGACCTCGACAAGCTGCTGGCCCAGGAAACCGGCCTGCCGGTGATCGTCGCCGAAGACCCGCTGACCTGCGTGGCGCGCGGCGGTGGCCGCGCCCTGGAGATGATCGACCGTCACGCCATGGATCTGCTGTCCACCGAGTGAGTCTCGAGCGGCAAGCCCTGCCTGGCAGGCCCCAGCGCCTGGCGCCGGGGCTTGTCGACCGGCGCTTGACGTTTCAGGCTTGAGGCTTGCCGCTGCGAGGAGCTCGCCATCAAACCGCTTTTCACCAAGGGACCCTCGCTGGGTGTGCGCCTGCTGGTGCTGACCGTGCTATCGGTGGCGCTGATGGTGGTCGACGCCCGCTTCGACACCCTCAAGCCGCTGCGCAGCAACCTGGCGCAGATCATCACCCCCTTCTACTGGCTGGCCGAACGGCCGCTGCGCCTGTGGGAGAGCGTCAGCCAGCAGTTCAGCAGCCGCGACGAGCTGATCGCCGAGAACGAGAAGCTCAAGGCCGAGGCGTTGCTGCTGCAGCGGCGCCTGCAGAAGCTGGCGACCCTCACCGAGCAGAACGTGCGCCTGCGCGAGCTGCTCAATTCGGCGGCGCTGGTCGACGAGCAGGTGCTGGTCGGCGAGCTGATCGGCATCGATCCCAACCCCTTCACCCACCGCATCCTGATCGACAAGGGCGAGAAGGATGGCGTGTTCCTCGGCCAGCCGGTGCTCGATGCCCTCGGCCTGATGGGCCAGGTGGTCGAGGTGATGCCCTATACCGCGCGCGTGCTGCTGCTCACCGACACCACCCACAGCATTCCGGTGCAGGTCAACCGCAACGGCCTGCGCGCCATCGCCGTCGGCACCGGTAACCCGGAAAGCCTCGAGCTGCGTCACGTCGCCGATACCGCCGACATCAAGGAAGGCGACCTGCTGGTCAGCTCCGGTCTCGGTCAGCGCTTCCCGGCCGGCTATCCGGTGGCCACCGTCAAGGAAGTGATCCACGACTCCGGCCAGCCGTTCGCCGTGGTGCGTGCGGTGCCGACCGCGCGGCTCAACCGCAGCCGCTACCTGCTGCTGGTGTTCAGCGACCAGCGCTCGCCCGAGCAGCGCGCGGTGGACGCCGCGCTGGCCCAGGAGGCGGCCGACCGCGAGGCGGCCGAGGGTGGCAGCGCAGCGCCGAACGCCGGCGCAACCGCCACGCCGCCGACCAGTCCGCCAGCGGCTCCGGCCGGCGCCGACAATCAGGCTGTGCCGGCACCAGCGGCCGCGGTGCCGACCCCCGCAGGAGGAGTGCGCTGATGGTGGTGGCTACCCGTTCCCACAAT harbors:
- the mreC gene encoding rod shape-determining protein MreC, which translates into the protein MLTVLSVALMVVDARFDTLKPLRSNLAQIITPFYWLAERPLRLWESVSQQFSSRDELIAENEKLKAEALLLQRRLQKLATLTEQNVRLRELLNSAALVDEQVLVGELIGIDPNPFTHRILIDKGEKDGVFLGQPVLDALGLMGQVVEVMPYTARVLLLTDTTHSIPVQVNRNGLRAIAVGTGNPESLELRHVADTADIKEGDLLVSSGLGQRFPAGYPVATVKEVIHDSGQPFAVVRAVPTARLNRSRYLLLVFSDQRSPEQRAVDAALAQEAADREAAEGGSAAPNAGATATPPTSPPAAPAGADNQAVPAPAAAVPTPAGGVR